The Drosophila biarmipes strain raj3 chromosome 2L, RU_DBia_V1.1, whole genome shotgun sequence genome has a window encoding:
- the LOC108033620 gene encoding uncharacterized protein LOC108033620 isoform X2: MFLLGICLLFSVNPLLLKAYPVESQVNSKEPSDLTAHLSDPADYPDLINGLTDAEVQESLQDLTLDDLNSLDKLLDEHIGRDVEADSDASRRAQVRQAKAADRKQDLRSMNAPLPLDDGCRDEEDSDEAKPNLCSKRPTCPTTKRCPKKTTCVPKTTRLCTPRPVSDNCKSKSGGYMDDDMISDTTKCPKPKNKKCKKPKDDFECEADDFLCHASRRSRGKESRSNLQGKPVDAPAEYVPGRESTGLEPLNEEMPALNDQGEPLDETFNFGDINLEQPFHLDQSSSEFDSKIDLGQGNQVNLEQGHQSDLEKDNPINSEQKQTTNLKDSGINLEDSKLDCNTNLKQEDTKLNSNTNLNQESNYEVGLEDTKLDSHTNLKQESEENLNSELNNHRNSEHENIVKLKHEEQANFDQDYQAEFDREHPNDLELRNPVNAMRSSQINRDQEQHNLDSSNPDHFEQDHPDLENQYNAGQELNLEVGKKHHASFHDERQANLHQGEQLIGQEQKISNVEEVEHSENEAELSPLDPYERHTLSRIAHRKREQADAEKRNEAPIYNAKDKNHFIANEELMPLNADITKQDPLFDSDSFIANNARDPPRYLIQMQNDCIQSDNDRGERRLREDRSQSEALNLDKLTEEDASPVEDSNFEYEYKRSKRENKETDDDPEVETYIKKLMDSFPRDQGGQINANAALCCSNLAHMRIKRS; this comes from the exons atgtttctgCTTGGGATCTGTTTGCTTTTCAGTGTTAACCCTTTGTTATTGAAGGCTTATCCTGTG GAGTCCCAAGTTAATTCAAAAGAACCCAGCGACCTGACTGCCCACTTGTCCGATCCAGCCGACTACCCCGATTTAATAAATGGCCTCACTGATGCTGAGGTTCAGGAAAGCCTTCAAGATCTCACCCTAGATGATCTCAATTCCTTAGACAAGCTGCTCGATGAGCACATCGGTCGAGATGTAGAAGCCGACTCAGACG CGAGTCGAAGAGCCCAGGTTAGACAAGCGAAGGCCGCCGACCGCAAGCAGGACCTCCGCTCCATGAATGCACCGCTGCCGCTCGACGATGGCTGCCGGGATGAGGAGGATTCCGATGAGGCCAAGCCTAATCTGTGCAGCAAGCGACCCACCTGTCCGACCACCAAGCGCTGCCCAAAGAAAACCACATGTGTGCCGAAAACCACTCGATTGTGCACCCCCCGACCGGTTAGCGACAACTGCAAATCAAAATCAGGTGGCTACATGGATGATGACATGATATCTGACACCACAAAATGCCCAAAGCCCAAGAACAAAAAGTGCAAGAAACCCAAAGATGATTTCGAATGCGAGGCTGATGATTTCCTGTGCCACGCCAGCAGGCGATCTAGGGGAAAGGAGAGCAGGAGCAATCTTCAGGGAAAGCCAGTGGATGCTCCAGCAGAATATGTTCCGGGTAGAGAGTCAACTGGGTTAGAACCGCTGAATGAGGAGATGCCAGCACTAAATGATCAAGGAGAACCATTGGATGAAACCTTTAACTTCGGGGACATTAACTTGGAGCAACCATTCCATCTGGATCAATCAAGCTCTGAGTTTGATTCTAAAATTGATTTAGGGCAAGGGAATCAAGTCAATTTGGAGCAGGGCCATCAGTCCGACTTAGAGAAGGATAATCCGATTAACTCAGAACAGAAACAAACAACTAATTTGAAGGATTCCGGGATTAACTTGGAAGACTCAAAACTAGATTGCAACACAAATTTAAAGCAAGAAGACACAAAACTAAATAGTAacacaaatttaaatcaaGAAAGTAATTATGAGGTTGGATTGGAAGACACGAAACTAGATAGTCACACAAATTTAAAGCAGGAAAGTGAAGAAAACTTAAATAGTGAACTAAATAATCACAGAAATTCGGAGCATGAAAACATAGTAAAGTTAAAACACGAAGAGCAGGCCAACTTTGATCAGGATTATCAGGCTGAGTTTGACCGAGAACATCCCAATGACTTGGAGCTAAGAAATCCGGTCAATGCTATGCGATCGAGTCAGATAAATAGGGACCAGGAACAACATAACTTGGATTCTAGCAACCCCGATCATTTTGAGCAGGATCATCCGGACTTGGAAAATCAGTACAATGCTGGGCAGGAACTCAATTTAGAAGTTGGAAAGAAACACCATGCTAGCTTCCATGATGAACGCCAAGCTAATTTACATCAAGGAGAGCAGCTTATAGGTCAGGAACAGAAAATATCCAACGTTGAGGAAGTCGAGCATTCCGAAAATGAGGCAGAACTATCTCCTCTAGATCCATATGAACGCCATACGCTTTCCAGGATTGCCCATCGCAAGAGAGAGCAGGCTGATGCGGAGAAACGAAATGAGGCGCCAATTTACAATGCAAAagataaaaatcattttattgcCAACGAAGAGCTTATGCCACTGAATGCAGATATCACCAAACAGGATCCTCTTTTCGATAGCGACAG TTTCATTGCTAACAATGCTCGAGATCCACCACGCTACTTGATTCAAATGCAAAACGACTGCATCCAAAGTGATAACGATCGTGGCGAACGGCGATTGCGAGAGGACCGGAGCCAAAGCGAAGCGTTGAACCTGGACAAACTCACCGAGGAGGATGCCAGCCCCGTGGAGGATTCGAATTTTGAATACGAATATAAGCGGAGCAAGCGAGAAAACAAAGAGACCGATGATGATCCCGAGGTAG AAACGTATATAAAGAAGCTGATGGACTCATTCCCGCGGGACCAGGGAGGCCAGATCAATGCCAATGCGGCGTTGTGCTGCTCCAATCTCGCCCATATGCGCATCAAGCGAAgttga
- the LOC108033620 gene encoding putative uncharacterized protein DDB_G0286901 isoform X4, whose product MNAPLPLDDGCRDEEDSDEAKPNLCSKRPTCPTTKRCPKKTTCVPKTTRLCTPRPVSDNCKSKSGGYMDDDMISDTTKCPKPKNKKCKKPKDDFECEADDFLCHASRRSRGKESRSNLQGKPVDAPAEYVPGRESTGLEPLNEEMPALNDQGEPLDETFNFGDINLEQPFHLDQSSSEFDSKIDLGQGNQVNLEQGHQSDLEKDNPINSEQKQTTNLKDSGINLEDSKLDCNTNLKQEDTKLNSNTNLNQESNYEVGLEDTKLDSHTNLKQESEENLNSELNNHRNSEHENIVKLKHEEQANFDQDYQAEFDREHPNDLELRNPVNAMRSSQINRDQEQHNLDSSNPDHFEQDHPDLENQYNAGQELNLEVGKKHHASFHDERQANLHQGEQLIGQEQKISNVEEVEHSENEAELSPLDPYERHTLSRIAHRKREQADAEKRNEAPIYNAKDKNHFIANEELMPLNADITKQDPLFDSDSFIANNARDPPRYLIQMQNDCIQSDNDRGERRLREDRSQSEALNLDKLTEEDASPVEDSNFEYEYKRSKRENKETDDDPENSKETYIKKLMDSFPRDQGGQINANAALCCSNLAHMRIKRS is encoded by the exons ATGAATGCACCGCTGCCGCTCGACGATGGCTGCCGGGATGAGGAGGATTCCGATGAGGCCAAGCCTAATCTGTGCAGCAAGCGACCCACCTGTCCGACCACCAAGCGCTGCCCAAAGAAAACCACATGTGTGCCGAAAACCACTCGATTGTGCACCCCCCGACCGGTTAGCGACAACTGCAAATCAAAATCAGGTGGCTACATGGATGATGACATGATATCTGACACCACAAAATGCCCAAAGCCCAAGAACAAAAAGTGCAAGAAACCCAAAGATGATTTCGAATGCGAGGCTGATGATTTCCTGTGCCACGCCAGCAGGCGATCTAGGGGAAAGGAGAGCAGGAGCAATCTTCAGGGAAAGCCAGTGGATGCTCCAGCAGAATATGTTCCGGGTAGAGAGTCAACTGGGTTAGAACCGCTGAATGAGGAGATGCCAGCACTAAATGATCAAGGAGAACCATTGGATGAAACCTTTAACTTCGGGGACATTAACTTGGAGCAACCATTCCATCTGGATCAATCAAGCTCTGAGTTTGATTCTAAAATTGATTTAGGGCAAGGGAATCAAGTCAATTTGGAGCAGGGCCATCAGTCCGACTTAGAGAAGGATAATCCGATTAACTCAGAACAGAAACAAACAACTAATTTGAAGGATTCCGGGATTAACTTGGAAGACTCAAAACTAGATTGCAACACAAATTTAAAGCAAGAAGACACAAAACTAAATAGTAacacaaatttaaatcaaGAAAGTAATTATGAGGTTGGATTGGAAGACACGAAACTAGATAGTCACACAAATTTAAAGCAGGAAAGTGAAGAAAACTTAAATAGTGAACTAAATAATCACAGAAATTCGGAGCATGAAAACATAGTAAAGTTAAAACACGAAGAGCAGGCCAACTTTGATCAGGATTATCAGGCTGAGTTTGACCGAGAACATCCCAATGACTTGGAGCTAAGAAATCCGGTCAATGCTATGCGATCGAGTCAGATAAATAGGGACCAGGAACAACATAACTTGGATTCTAGCAACCCCGATCATTTTGAGCAGGATCATCCGGACTTGGAAAATCAGTACAATGCTGGGCAGGAACTCAATTTAGAAGTTGGAAAGAAACACCATGCTAGCTTCCATGATGAACGCCAAGCTAATTTACATCAAGGAGAGCAGCTTATAGGTCAGGAACAGAAAATATCCAACGTTGAGGAAGTCGAGCATTCCGAAAATGAGGCAGAACTATCTCCTCTAGATCCATATGAACGCCATACGCTTTCCAGGATTGCCCATCGCAAGAGAGAGCAGGCTGATGCGGAGAAACGAAATGAGGCGCCAATTTACAATGCAAAagataaaaatcattttattgcCAACGAAGAGCTTATGCCACTGAATGCAGATATCACCAAACAGGATCCTCTTTTCGATAGCGACAG TTTCATTGCTAACAATGCTCGAGATCCACCACGCTACTTGATTCAAATGCAAAACGACTGCATCCAAAGTGATAACGATCGTGGCGAACGGCGATTGCGAGAGGACCGGAGCCAAAGCGAAGCGTTGAACCTGGACAAACTCACCGAGGAGGATGCCAGCCCCGTGGAGGATTCGAATTTTGAATACGAATATAAGCGGAGCAAGCGAGAAAACAAAGAGACCGATGATGATCCCGAG AACTCCAAAGAAACGTATATAAAGAAGCTGATGGACTCATTCCCGCGGGACCAGGGAGGCCAGATCAATGCCAATGCGGCGTTGTGCTGCTCCAATCTCGCCCATATGCGCATCAAGCGAAgttga
- the LOC108033620 gene encoding transcription initiation factor TFIID subunit 1 isoform X1: MFLLGICLLFSVNPLLLKAYPVESQVNSKEPSDLTAHLSDPADYPDLINGLTDAEVQESLQDLTLDDLNSLDKLLDEHIGRDVEADSDASRRAQVRQAKAADRKQDLRSMNAPLPLDDGCRDEEDSDEAKPNLCSKRPTCPTTKRCPKKTTCVPKTTRLCTPRPVSDNCKSKSGGYMDDDMISDTTKCPKPKNKKCKKPKDDFECEADDFLCHASRRSRGKESRSNLQGKPVDAPAEYVPGRESTGLEPLNEEMPALNDQGEPLDETFNFGDINLEQPFHLDQSSSEFDSKIDLGQGNQVNLEQGHQSDLEKDNPINSEQKQTTNLKDSGINLEDSKLDCNTNLKQEDTKLNSNTNLNQESNYEVGLEDTKLDSHTNLKQESEENLNSELNNHRNSEHENIVKLKHEEQANFDQDYQAEFDREHPNDLELRNPVNAMRSSQINRDQEQHNLDSSNPDHFEQDHPDLENQYNAGQELNLEVGKKHHASFHDERQANLHQGEQLIGQEQKISNVEEVEHSENEAELSPLDPYERHTLSRIAHRKREQADAEKRNEAPIYNAKDKNHFIANEELMPLNADITKQDPLFDSDSFIANNARDPPRYLIQMQNDCIQSDNDRGERRLREDRSQSEALNLDKLTEEDASPVEDSNFEYEYKRSKRENKETDDDPENSKETYIKKLMDSFPRDQGGQINANAALCCSNLAHMRIKRS, encoded by the exons atgtttctgCTTGGGATCTGTTTGCTTTTCAGTGTTAACCCTTTGTTATTGAAGGCTTATCCTGTG GAGTCCCAAGTTAATTCAAAAGAACCCAGCGACCTGACTGCCCACTTGTCCGATCCAGCCGACTACCCCGATTTAATAAATGGCCTCACTGATGCTGAGGTTCAGGAAAGCCTTCAAGATCTCACCCTAGATGATCTCAATTCCTTAGACAAGCTGCTCGATGAGCACATCGGTCGAGATGTAGAAGCCGACTCAGACG CGAGTCGAAGAGCCCAGGTTAGACAAGCGAAGGCCGCCGACCGCAAGCAGGACCTCCGCTCCATGAATGCACCGCTGCCGCTCGACGATGGCTGCCGGGATGAGGAGGATTCCGATGAGGCCAAGCCTAATCTGTGCAGCAAGCGACCCACCTGTCCGACCACCAAGCGCTGCCCAAAGAAAACCACATGTGTGCCGAAAACCACTCGATTGTGCACCCCCCGACCGGTTAGCGACAACTGCAAATCAAAATCAGGTGGCTACATGGATGATGACATGATATCTGACACCACAAAATGCCCAAAGCCCAAGAACAAAAAGTGCAAGAAACCCAAAGATGATTTCGAATGCGAGGCTGATGATTTCCTGTGCCACGCCAGCAGGCGATCTAGGGGAAAGGAGAGCAGGAGCAATCTTCAGGGAAAGCCAGTGGATGCTCCAGCAGAATATGTTCCGGGTAGAGAGTCAACTGGGTTAGAACCGCTGAATGAGGAGATGCCAGCACTAAATGATCAAGGAGAACCATTGGATGAAACCTTTAACTTCGGGGACATTAACTTGGAGCAACCATTCCATCTGGATCAATCAAGCTCTGAGTTTGATTCTAAAATTGATTTAGGGCAAGGGAATCAAGTCAATTTGGAGCAGGGCCATCAGTCCGACTTAGAGAAGGATAATCCGATTAACTCAGAACAGAAACAAACAACTAATTTGAAGGATTCCGGGATTAACTTGGAAGACTCAAAACTAGATTGCAACACAAATTTAAAGCAAGAAGACACAAAACTAAATAGTAacacaaatttaaatcaaGAAAGTAATTATGAGGTTGGATTGGAAGACACGAAACTAGATAGTCACACAAATTTAAAGCAGGAAAGTGAAGAAAACTTAAATAGTGAACTAAATAATCACAGAAATTCGGAGCATGAAAACATAGTAAAGTTAAAACACGAAGAGCAGGCCAACTTTGATCAGGATTATCAGGCTGAGTTTGACCGAGAACATCCCAATGACTTGGAGCTAAGAAATCCGGTCAATGCTATGCGATCGAGTCAGATAAATAGGGACCAGGAACAACATAACTTGGATTCTAGCAACCCCGATCATTTTGAGCAGGATCATCCGGACTTGGAAAATCAGTACAATGCTGGGCAGGAACTCAATTTAGAAGTTGGAAAGAAACACCATGCTAGCTTCCATGATGAACGCCAAGCTAATTTACATCAAGGAGAGCAGCTTATAGGTCAGGAACAGAAAATATCCAACGTTGAGGAAGTCGAGCATTCCGAAAATGAGGCAGAACTATCTCCTCTAGATCCATATGAACGCCATACGCTTTCCAGGATTGCCCATCGCAAGAGAGAGCAGGCTGATGCGGAGAAACGAAATGAGGCGCCAATTTACAATGCAAAagataaaaatcattttattgcCAACGAAGAGCTTATGCCACTGAATGCAGATATCACCAAACAGGATCCTCTTTTCGATAGCGACAG TTTCATTGCTAACAATGCTCGAGATCCACCACGCTACTTGATTCAAATGCAAAACGACTGCATCCAAAGTGATAACGATCGTGGCGAACGGCGATTGCGAGAGGACCGGAGCCAAAGCGAAGCGTTGAACCTGGACAAACTCACCGAGGAGGATGCCAGCCCCGTGGAGGATTCGAATTTTGAATACGAATATAAGCGGAGCAAGCGAGAAAACAAAGAGACCGATGATGATCCCGAG AACTCCAAAGAAACGTATATAAAGAAGCTGATGGACTCATTCCCGCGGGACCAGGGAGGCCAGATCAATGCCAATGCGGCGTTGTGCTGCTCCAATCTCGCCCATATGCGCATCAAGCGAAgttga
- the LOC108033620 gene encoding uncharacterized protein LOC108033620 isoform X3 — MFLLGICLLFSVNPLLLKAYPVESQVNSKEPSDLTAHLSDPADYPDLINGLTDAEVQESLQDLTLDDLNSLDKLLDEHIGRDVEADSDASRRAQVRQAKAADRKQDLRSMNAPLPLDDGCRDEEDSDEAKPNLCSKRPTCPTTKRCPKKTTCVPKTTRLCTPRPVSDNCKSKSGGYMDDDMISDTTKCPKPKNKKCKKPKDDFECEADDFLCHASRRSRGKESRSNLQGKPVDAPAEYVPGRESTGLEPLNEEMPALNDQGEPLDETFNFGDINLEQPFHLDQSSSEFDSKIDLGQGNQVNLEQGHQSDLEKDNPINSEQKQTTNLKDSGINLEDSKLDCNTNLKQEDTKLNSNTNLNQESNYEVGLEDTKLDSHTNLKQESEENLNSELNNHRNSEHENIVKLKHEEQANFDQDYQAEFDREHPNDLELRNPVNAMRSSQINRDQEQHNLDSSNPDHFEQDHPDLENQYNAGQELNLEVGKKHHASFHDERQANLHQGEQLIGQEQKISNVEEVEHSENEAELSPLDPYERHTLSRIAHRKREQADAEKRNEAPIYNAKDKNHFIANEELMPLNADITKQDPLFDSDSFIANNARDPPRYLIQMQNDCIQSDNDRGERRLREDRSQSEALNLDKLTEEDASPVEDSNFEYEYKRSKRENKETDDDPEKRI, encoded by the exons atgtttctgCTTGGGATCTGTTTGCTTTTCAGTGTTAACCCTTTGTTATTGAAGGCTTATCCTGTG GAGTCCCAAGTTAATTCAAAAGAACCCAGCGACCTGACTGCCCACTTGTCCGATCCAGCCGACTACCCCGATTTAATAAATGGCCTCACTGATGCTGAGGTTCAGGAAAGCCTTCAAGATCTCACCCTAGATGATCTCAATTCCTTAGACAAGCTGCTCGATGAGCACATCGGTCGAGATGTAGAAGCCGACTCAGACG CGAGTCGAAGAGCCCAGGTTAGACAAGCGAAGGCCGCCGACCGCAAGCAGGACCTCCGCTCCATGAATGCACCGCTGCCGCTCGACGATGGCTGCCGGGATGAGGAGGATTCCGATGAGGCCAAGCCTAATCTGTGCAGCAAGCGACCCACCTGTCCGACCACCAAGCGCTGCCCAAAGAAAACCACATGTGTGCCGAAAACCACTCGATTGTGCACCCCCCGACCGGTTAGCGACAACTGCAAATCAAAATCAGGTGGCTACATGGATGATGACATGATATCTGACACCACAAAATGCCCAAAGCCCAAGAACAAAAAGTGCAAGAAACCCAAAGATGATTTCGAATGCGAGGCTGATGATTTCCTGTGCCACGCCAGCAGGCGATCTAGGGGAAAGGAGAGCAGGAGCAATCTTCAGGGAAAGCCAGTGGATGCTCCAGCAGAATATGTTCCGGGTAGAGAGTCAACTGGGTTAGAACCGCTGAATGAGGAGATGCCAGCACTAAATGATCAAGGAGAACCATTGGATGAAACCTTTAACTTCGGGGACATTAACTTGGAGCAACCATTCCATCTGGATCAATCAAGCTCTGAGTTTGATTCTAAAATTGATTTAGGGCAAGGGAATCAAGTCAATTTGGAGCAGGGCCATCAGTCCGACTTAGAGAAGGATAATCCGATTAACTCAGAACAGAAACAAACAACTAATTTGAAGGATTCCGGGATTAACTTGGAAGACTCAAAACTAGATTGCAACACAAATTTAAAGCAAGAAGACACAAAACTAAATAGTAacacaaatttaaatcaaGAAAGTAATTATGAGGTTGGATTGGAAGACACGAAACTAGATAGTCACACAAATTTAAAGCAGGAAAGTGAAGAAAACTTAAATAGTGAACTAAATAATCACAGAAATTCGGAGCATGAAAACATAGTAAAGTTAAAACACGAAGAGCAGGCCAACTTTGATCAGGATTATCAGGCTGAGTTTGACCGAGAACATCCCAATGACTTGGAGCTAAGAAATCCGGTCAATGCTATGCGATCGAGTCAGATAAATAGGGACCAGGAACAACATAACTTGGATTCTAGCAACCCCGATCATTTTGAGCAGGATCATCCGGACTTGGAAAATCAGTACAATGCTGGGCAGGAACTCAATTTAGAAGTTGGAAAGAAACACCATGCTAGCTTCCATGATGAACGCCAAGCTAATTTACATCAAGGAGAGCAGCTTATAGGTCAGGAACAGAAAATATCCAACGTTGAGGAAGTCGAGCATTCCGAAAATGAGGCAGAACTATCTCCTCTAGATCCATATGAACGCCATACGCTTTCCAGGATTGCCCATCGCAAGAGAGAGCAGGCTGATGCGGAGAAACGAAATGAGGCGCCAATTTACAATGCAAAagataaaaatcattttattgcCAACGAAGAGCTTATGCCACTGAATGCAGATATCACCAAACAGGATCCTCTTTTCGATAGCGACAG TTTCATTGCTAACAATGCTCGAGATCCACCACGCTACTTGATTCAAATGCAAAACGACTGCATCCAAAGTGATAACGATCGTGGCGAACGGCGATTGCGAGAGGACCGGAGCCAAAGCGAAGCGTTGAACCTGGACAAACTCACCGAGGAGGATGCCAGCCCCGTGGAGGATTCGAATTTTGAATACGAATATAAGCGGAGCAAGCGAGAAAACAAAGAGACCGATGATGATCCCGAG AAACGTATATAA